The following proteins are encoded in a genomic region of Bradyrhizobium sp. SK17:
- a CDS encoding microcin C ABC transporter permease YejB, translating into MSAYIARRVLLMLPTLLGILFVSFVVVQFAPGGPVERVIAQINGADTGGTSRVSGGGGDFGAQRGQGAAASGAVNSKYRGAQGLDPDFIKKLEVQFGFDKPAPERFALMVWNFARFDFGNSYFRSVSVLQLIKEKLPVSMSLGIWMTLLTYLISIPLGIRKAVKDGSRFDTWTSAVIIIGFAIPGFLFAILLIVLFAGGSFLNIFPLRGLTSDGWSQFPWYWKIIDYFWHLTLPLVSMALGAFATMTLLTKNSFLDEIRKQYVMTARAKGCSERQVLYGHVFRNAMLIVIAGFPGAFIHAFFSGSLLIETIFSLDGLGLLGFESVLNRDYPVVFGTLFIFSLVGLVVNLLSDLAYMWIDPRIDFEAREV; encoded by the coding sequence ATGAGCGCCTATATCGCCCGACGCGTCCTGCTGATGCTGCCGACGTTGCTCGGCATCCTGTTCGTCTCCTTCGTGGTGGTGCAATTTGCGCCCGGCGGCCCGGTCGAGCGCGTCATCGCGCAGATCAACGGCGCCGACACCGGCGGCACCTCGCGGGTGTCGGGCGGCGGCGGCGATTTCGGTGCGCAGCGCGGCCAGGGCGCCGCAGCGTCCGGCGCCGTCAACTCCAAATACCGCGGCGCGCAGGGCCTCGATCCCGACTTCATCAAGAAGCTCGAAGTGCAGTTCGGCTTCGACAAGCCGGCGCCGGAGCGGTTCGCGCTGATGGTGTGGAATTTCGCGCGGTTCGATTTCGGCAATAGCTATTTCCGCAGCGTCAGCGTGTTGCAGCTGATCAAGGAGAAGCTGCCGGTCTCGATGTCGCTCGGCATCTGGATGACGCTGCTGACCTATCTGATCTCGATTCCACTCGGCATCCGCAAGGCGGTGAAGGACGGTTCGCGGTTCGACACCTGGACTTCGGCCGTGATCATCATCGGCTTCGCGATTCCGGGCTTCCTGTTCGCGATCCTCCTGATCGTGCTGTTCGCCGGCGGCTCGTTCCTCAACATCTTCCCGCTGCGCGGCCTGACCTCGGACGGCTGGTCGCAATTCCCCTGGTATTGGAAGATCATCGACTATTTCTGGCACCTGACGTTGCCGCTGGTGTCGATGGCGCTCGGCGCCTTCGCCACCATGACGCTGCTGACCAAGAACTCGTTCCTCGACGAGATCCGCAAGCAATATGTGATGACCGCGCGTGCCAAGGGTTGCAGCGAGCGCCAGGTGCTTTACGGCCACGTCTTCCGCAACGCCATGCTGATCGTGATCGCGGGCTTCCCGGGGGCGTTCATCCACGCATTCTTCTCGGGCTCGCTGCTGATCGAGACCATCTTCTCGCTCGATGGCCTCGGCCTGCTCGGCTTCGAAAGCGTGTTGAACCGCGATTATCCGGTGGTGTTCGGCACGCTGTTCATCTTCTCGCTGGTCGGATTGGTGGTCAACCTGCTGTCCGATCTCGCCTACATGTGGATCGATCCGCGGATCGACTTCGAGGCGCGGGAGGTCTGA
- a CDS encoding extracellular solute-binding protein yields the protein MALFSRRHALGLGIGALSAAGLRVAPAAADNGPEMHGMSVFGDLKYPADFQQFDYVNVKAPKGGAFSFIPSVRGNNQSYYTFNSLNAYILKGEGAQGMDMTFATLMSRANDEPDAMYGLAAKSVQISPDKLTYRFTMRPEARFHDGSKLTAHDVVFSLATLKEKGHPLIQVQLRDFVKAEAPDDATVVVTFAPDRARDVPLFVASLPIFSKAYYATRAFDESTLDTPLGSGPYKVGRFEVNRYVEFDRVKDWWGADLPVSRGSYNFDTVRYEFYRDRDVAFEGFTSKSYLFREEFTARVWATRYDFPAVKDGRVKRETLPDDTPSGAQGWFINMRRDKFKEPRVREALINAFDFEWTNKTIMYDAYARTVSPFQNSDMVAEGPPSREELVLLEPFRGQVPDEVFGLPFVPPMSDGSGQDRALLRKAVQLLSEAGYPIKDGKRELPNGEPFTIEFLVDEPSLQPHHGPYIKNLGTLGIDATFRLVDAVQYRARVEDFDFDMTMQRFSFSATPGDSMRPFFSSQAAKTKGSYNLAGIANPAIDALIEKIIGANSRQELTIACRAFDRVFRAGRYWVPQWYRNTHPIAYWDQFGHTEKLAKYTQGVGAPDNWWYDAAKAAKLEQAK from the coding sequence ATGGCGCTATTCTCCCGTCGGCACGCACTCGGTCTCGGCATCGGTGCGTTGAGTGCTGCAGGATTGCGTGTCGCACCGGCGGCAGCCGACAACGGACCCGAAATGCACGGCATGTCGGTGTTCGGCGACCTGAAATACCCGGCGGATTTCCAGCAGTTCGACTACGTCAATGTGAAAGCGCCGAAGGGAGGCGCGTTCTCGTTCATCCCCTCGGTCCGCGGCAACAATCAGTCCTACTACACCTTCAACTCGCTGAACGCCTACATCCTGAAGGGCGAAGGTGCGCAGGGCATGGACATGACGTTCGCGACGCTGATGTCGCGCGCCAATGACGAGCCCGACGCGATGTACGGCCTTGCCGCGAAGTCGGTGCAGATCTCGCCGGACAAGCTGACCTATCGCTTCACCATGCGTCCCGAGGCGCGTTTCCACGATGGTTCGAAGCTGACCGCGCACGACGTCGTGTTCTCGCTCGCGACGCTGAAGGAAAAGGGGCACCCGCTGATCCAGGTGCAGCTGCGCGACTTCGTCAAGGCCGAGGCGCCCGATGATGCGACGGTGGTCGTGACCTTCGCGCCGGATCGTGCGCGCGACGTGCCGCTGTTCGTCGCGAGCCTGCCGATCTTCTCCAAGGCCTACTACGCGACGCGCGCGTTCGATGAATCGACGCTCGATACGCCGCTCGGCTCGGGGCCGTACAAGGTCGGCCGGTTCGAGGTCAACCGCTACGTCGAGTTCGACCGTGTCAAGGACTGGTGGGGCGCCGACCTTCCGGTCAGTCGCGGCAGCTACAATTTCGATACCGTGCGCTATGAGTTCTATCGCGACCGCGACGTGGCTTTCGAGGGCTTCACCTCGAAGAGCTATCTGTTCCGCGAGGAGTTCACCGCCCGGGTCTGGGCGACGCGCTACGATTTCCCCGCGGTGAAGGATGGCCGCGTCAAGCGCGAGACCCTGCCCGACGACACGCCGTCCGGCGCGCAGGGCTGGTTCATCAACATGCGCCGCGACAAGTTCAAGGAGCCGCGGGTGCGCGAGGCGTTGATCAACGCCTTCGACTTCGAATGGACCAACAAGACCATCATGTACGATGCCTATGCGCGAACGGTGTCGCCGTTCCAGAATTCGGACATGGTGGCGGAGGGGCCGCCGTCACGCGAAGAGCTCGTGCTGCTCGAGCCGTTTCGCGGCCAGGTCCCCGACGAGGTGTTCGGTCTGCCCTTCGTGCCGCCGATGTCGGATGGCTCCGGCCAGGATCGCGCGCTGTTGCGCAAGGCGGTGCAACTGCTCAGCGAGGCCGGCTATCCCATCAAGGATGGCAAGCGCGAGCTGCCGAACGGAGAGCCGTTCACCATCGAATTCCTGGTCGATGAGCCCTCGTTGCAGCCGCATCATGGCCCCTACATCAAGAATCTCGGAACGCTCGGCATCGACGCGACGTTCCGGCTGGTCGACGCGGTGCAGTACCGCGCCCGTGTCGAGGATTTCGATTTCGACATGACCATGCAGCGCTTCAGCTTCTCGGCGACGCCGGGCGACAGCATGCGGCCGTTCTTCTCCTCGCAGGCGGCGAAGACCAAGGGCTCCTACAATCTCGCGGGCATCGCCAATCCCGCGATCGACGCGCTGATCGAGAAGATCATCGGCGCCAACAGCCGCCAGGAGCTGACGATCGCCTGCCGCGCCTTCGACCGCGTCTTCCGGGCCGGCCGTTACTGGGTGCCGCAATGGTACCGCAACACGCATCCGATCGCCTATTGGGACCAGTTCGGTCATACCGAGAAGCTCGCCAAATATACCCAGGGCGTCGGTGCGCCCGACAATTGGTGGTATGATGCGGCCAAGGCCGCCAAGCTCGAACAGGCGAAGTAG
- a CDS encoding ABC transporter permease, whose protein sequence is MTMLAPQPVETTTQSPLGEAVPATRHGFSPSPLNKRRWQNFKANRRGYWSFWIFVVLFVASLFANFIANDKPLVVKYDGHLYWPVIFTYAETTFGGDFETAADYRDPYLQKQIAAKGGSMIWPPIRYSYDSRNLDPPTAVPSKPTWLLTEAQCADVVKRKGLTGCRDLEYNWLGTDDQGRDVVARLIYGFRISVLFGLTLTILSSIIGIAAGGVQGYFGGWTDLIFQRLIEIWTAIPSLYLLLIISAVLPPGFFILLGILLLFSWVSLVGLVRAEFLRGRNFEYIQAARALGVSNGTIMFRHLLPNAMVATMTFLPFIVSSSVMTLTALDFLGFGLPPGSPSLGELLSQGKANVQAPWLGLTGFFSVAIMLSLLIFIGEAARDAFDPRKTFSRG, encoded by the coding sequence ATGACGATGCTCGCGCCCCAGCCGGTCGAGACCACGACGCAATCGCCGCTCGGCGAGGCGGTGCCCGCGACGCGCCACGGCTTCTCGCCGTCGCCGCTGAACAAGCGGCGCTGGCAGAACTTCAAGGCGAACCGCCGCGGCTACTGGTCGTTCTGGATTTTCGTCGTGCTGTTCGTGGCGTCGCTGTTCGCCAATTTCATTGCCAACGACAAGCCGCTGGTCGTCAAATATGACGGCCATCTCTACTGGCCGGTGATTTTCACCTATGCCGAGACCACCTTCGGCGGCGACTTCGAGACCGCGGCCGACTATCGCGATCCCTACTTGCAGAAGCAGATCGCCGCCAAGGGCGGCAGCATGATCTGGCCGCCGATCCGCTACTCCTACGACAGCCGCAACCTCGACCCGCCGACCGCGGTGCCATCGAAGCCGACCTGGCTCCTGACCGAGGCGCAGTGCGCGGACGTGGTGAAGCGCAAGGGGCTGACCGGCTGCCGCGACCTCGAATACAATTGGCTCGGCACCGACGACCAGGGCCGCGACGTCGTCGCGCGGCTGATCTACGGCTTCCGCATTTCGGTGCTGTTCGGCCTGACGCTGACCATCCTGTCCTCGATCATCGGCATCGCCGCCGGCGGCGTGCAGGGCTATTTCGGCGGCTGGACCGATTTGATCTTCCAGCGGCTGATCGAGATCTGGACCGCGATCCCCTCGCTCTATCTGCTGCTGATCATCTCGGCGGTGCTGCCGCCGGGCTTCTTCATCCTGCTCGGCATCCTCCTGCTGTTCTCGTGGGTCTCGCTGGTCGGCCTGGTGCGCGCCGAATTCCTGCGCGGCCGCAACTTCGAATATATCCAGGCGGCGCGCGCGCTCGGCGTCTCGAACGGCACGATCATGTTCCGCCATCTGCTGCCGAACGCGATGGTCGCGACCATGACGTTCCTGCCCTTCATCGTCTCGTCCTCGGTGATGACGTTGACCGCGCTGGATTTCCTCGGCTTCGGCCTGCCGCCTGGCTCGCCCTCGCTCGGTGAATTGCTGTCGCAGGGCAAGGCCAACGTGCAGGCGCCGTGGCTCGGCCTCACCGGCTTCTTCTCGGTCGCGATCATGCTGTCGCTCCTGATCTTCATCGGCGAAGCGGCGCGCGACGCGTTCGATCCGCGCAAGACGTTCTCGAGGGGCTGA
- a CDS encoding ABC transporter ATP-binding protein, translating to MDATNQPLLDVSNLSVAFGRSRAVDGISFSIKRGECVALVGESGSGKSVSALSVLKLLPYPAASHPTGAIRFRGRDLLTASDQEMREVRGNDISIIFQEPMTSLNPLQTIETQIGEILSLHRGVSGATARARTLELLGQVGIPDPETRLKSYPHQLSGGQRQRVMIAMALANEPDLLIADEPTTALDVTVQAQILALLAEIRARLGMSLLFITHDLGIVRRIADTVCVMNDGKIVEQGPVEQVFTAPKHAYTKALLAAEPKPDPAPPQPDAPVVMSADNLKVWFPIKRGLLRSTVGHIKAVDGVSLAVRKGETLGVVGESGSGKTTLGLALLRLISSDGPIVFLGKDIQGLRFKQMRPFRRDMQIVFQDPFGSLSPRMSVADIIAEGLEVHQPQLSREEREARVIKALKDVGLDPEWRFRYPHEFSGGQRQRISIARAVVLEPNFVVLDEPTSALDMLFQAQMVDLLRDLQRKRELTYMFISHDLRVVASLASHLIVMKSGKVEEEGPASELFKNPKSEYTRALFAAAFRLETDGEGAVAT from the coding sequence ATGGACGCGACCAACCAGCCCCTGCTCGACGTCAGCAACCTCTCGGTCGCGTTCGGCCGTTCTCGCGCGGTCGACGGCATCTCGTTCTCGATCAAGCGCGGCGAGTGCGTCGCATTGGTCGGCGAATCCGGCTCGGGCAAATCCGTCAGCGCGCTGTCGGTCTTGAAGCTGTTGCCCTATCCGGCGGCATCGCACCCCACCGGCGCGATCCGCTTCCGCGGCCGTGACTTGCTGACCGCGTCCGACCAGGAGATGCGCGAGGTCCGCGGCAACGACATCTCGATCATCTTCCAGGAGCCGATGACCTCGCTCAATCCGCTCCAGACCATCGAGACCCAGATCGGCGAGATCCTGTCGCTGCATCGGGGCGTCAGTGGCGCGACGGCACGGGCGCGGACATTGGAATTGCTCGGCCAGGTCGGCATTCCGGACCCGGAAACCCGGCTGAAGAGCTACCCGCACCAATTGTCCGGCGGCCAGCGCCAGCGCGTCATGATCGCGATGGCGCTCGCCAATGAGCCCGATCTGTTGATCGCCGACGAGCCGACCACCGCGCTCGACGTCACCGTGCAGGCGCAGATCCTGGCCTTGCTCGCCGAGATCCGGGCACGGCTCGGCATGAGCCTCTTGTTCATCACCCATGACCTCGGCATCGTCCGCCGCATCGCCGACACGGTCTGCGTGATGAACGATGGCAAGATCGTCGAGCAGGGGCCGGTGGAGCAGGTCTTCACCGCGCCGAAGCATGCCTACACCAAGGCGCTGCTCGCGGCCGAGCCGAAGCCCGATCCGGCGCCGCCGCAGCCCGATGCGCCGGTGGTAATGTCGGCCGACAATCTCAAGGTCTGGTTTCCGATCAAGCGCGGGCTGCTGCGCTCGACGGTCGGCCACATCAAGGCGGTCGATGGCGTCAGCCTCGCAGTGCGCAAGGGCGAGACGCTCGGCGTGGTCGGCGAATCCGGCTCGGGCAAGACCACGCTCGGGCTGGCGCTGCTCAGGCTGATCTCGTCCGACGGCCCGATCGTGTTCCTCGGCAAGGATATCCAGGGCCTGCGCTTCAAGCAGATGCGGCCGTTCCGCCGCGACATGCAGATCGTGTTCCAGGACCCGTTCGGTTCGCTCAGCCCGCGCATGTCGGTGGCCGACATCATTGCCGAGGGCCTTGAGGTGCACCAGCCGCAGCTCTCGCGCGAAGAGCGCGAGGCGCGGGTGATCAAGGCGTTGAAGGATGTCGGGCTCGATCCGGAATGGCGCTTCCGTTATCCGCATGAATTCTCGGGCGGCCAGCGCCAGCGCATCTCGATCGCGCGCGCGGTGGTGCTGGAGCCGAATTTCGTCGTGCTGGACGAGCCGACCTCGGCGCTCGACATGCTGTTCCAGGCGCAGATGGTCGATCTGCTGCGCGACCTGCAACGCAAGCGCGAACTCACCTACATGTTCATCTCGCACGATCTGCGCGTGGTGGCCTCGCTCGCGAGCCATCTGATCGTGATGAAATCCGGCAAGGTCGAGGAGGAGGGGCCGGCCTCCGAGCTGTTCAAGAATCCGAAGAGCGAATACACCCGCGCCCTGTTCGCCGCCGCGTTCCGGCTGGAGACCGACGGCGAGGGGGCGGTCGCGACGTGA
- a CDS encoding extracellular solute-binding protein, which translates to MAITRRHLLQGSALAAIAPALGLNPSLSAITPAFADDAPNGLKWRHGLSTYGEIKYPADFKRYDYVNPDAPKGGVVRLFQPGTYDSFNLVVAGLKGTVSAAVARIYDSLMEASLDEPDTYYGELAEGATFPDDFSYVTYRLRPGSRWHDGKPVTPEDVIFSFEAWKANSPMFSGYYRHITKAEKVGDRDIKFTFDSPGNRELPMITGQLIILPRHWWEGTDAQGNKRDVTASTLEPPLGSGPYKIKEFVAGRSVVLERVKDYWGKDIPIAVGQNNFDELRYEYFRDDTVAREALKADQFDWYGERSAKEWASAYDVPPVREKRLLKELFTVRNQGRMQGWVFNLRRPKFTDVRLRRAFNYAFDFEEMNRVLSTGEYHRDSSYFDGIPDLMATGLPEGKELEILETVRDKVPPEVFTTPYKDPVGGTPENVRANLREATRLLKEAGFEIRDRKLVDSSGQPFTVEILGISGDSGMERIALFYKPSLERLGITVNLRAVDTVQYQNRVRDFDFEMVTQVWPQSISPGNEQRDNFSSQAADRPGSNNLPGIKNPAVDAIIERIIFAGSRADQIAAAKALDRVLLWNFYCVPHFNYDKQRYVYWDRFSRPDPLPKYGVSGFPNLWWYDADKAAKLKRS; encoded by the coding sequence TTGGCGATCACCCGACGACACCTCCTTCAAGGCAGCGCACTGGCGGCAATCGCGCCGGCGCTCGGACTGAACCCCAGCCTGTCGGCGATCACGCCGGCATTCGCCGACGATGCCCCGAACGGGCTGAAATGGCGGCACGGTCTCTCGACCTACGGCGAAATCAAATACCCCGCCGACTTCAAGCGCTACGACTACGTCAATCCGGATGCGCCCAAGGGCGGCGTGGTGCGGTTGTTCCAGCCCGGCACTTACGACAGCTTCAACCTCGTGGTTGCGGGCTTGAAGGGCACGGTTTCGGCCGCGGTCGCCCGCATCTATGACTCACTGATGGAGGCTTCGCTCGACGAGCCCGACACGTATTATGGCGAACTCGCCGAAGGCGCGACCTTTCCAGATGACTTCTCCTACGTGACCTACCGGCTGCGGCCGGGGTCGCGCTGGCACGACGGCAAGCCGGTCACGCCCGAGGACGTGATCTTTTCGTTCGAGGCGTGGAAGGCCAATAGCCCGATGTTCAGCGGCTATTATCGGCACATCACCAAGGCCGAGAAGGTCGGCGATCGCGACATCAAGTTCACCTTCGACAGCCCGGGCAACCGCGAGCTGCCGATGATCACCGGCCAGCTCATCATCCTGCCCAGGCACTGGTGGGAGGGTACTGACGCGCAGGGCAACAAGCGCGACGTCACCGCGAGCACGCTGGAGCCGCCGCTCGGCTCCGGTCCCTACAAGATCAAGGAATTCGTCGCCGGCCGATCCGTGGTGCTCGAGCGCGTCAAGGATTACTGGGGCAAGGATATCCCGATCGCGGTGGGGCAGAACAATTTCGACGAGTTGCGCTACGAGTATTTCCGCGACGACACGGTTGCGCGCGAGGCACTGAAGGCCGACCAGTTCGACTGGTACGGGGAGCGCAGCGCGAAGGAATGGGCGTCGGCCTATGACGTGCCGCCGGTGCGCGAGAAGCGGTTGCTCAAGGAGCTCTTCACCGTCCGCAATCAGGGCCGGATGCAGGGCTGGGTGTTCAACCTGAGGCGCCCGAAATTCACCGATGTCAGGCTGCGCCGCGCCTTCAACTACGCGTTCGATTTCGAAGAGATGAATCGCGTGCTGTCGACCGGCGAGTACCATCGCGATTCCAGCTATTTCGACGGCATCCCCGATCTGATGGCGACCGGCCTGCCGGAAGGCAAGGAACTCGAGATCCTGGAGACCGTGCGCGACAAGGTGCCGCCGGAGGTTTTCACGACGCCGTACAAGGATCCGGTCGGAGGCACGCCTGAAAACGTGCGCGCCAACCTGCGCGAGGCGACGCGGCTGTTGAAGGAAGCCGGCTTCGAGATCCGCGACCGCAAGCTGGTCGATTCCTCCGGCCAGCCGTTCACGGTCGAGATCCTCGGCATCAGCGGCGATTCCGGCATGGAGCGCATCGCGCTGTTCTACAAGCCGAGCCTGGAGCGTCTCGGCATCACCGTCAATCTGCGCGCCGTCGACACCGTGCAGTACCAGAACCGGGTGCGCGATTTCGATTTCGAGATGGTCACCCAGGTATGGCCGCAGTCGATCTCGCCCGGCAACGAGCAGCGTGACAATTTCAGCTCGCAGGCGGCCGATCGGCCAGGCTCGAACAATCTCCCCGGCATCAAGAATCCGGCGGTCGATGCCATCATCGAGCGCATCATCTTCGCCGGCAGCCGCGCCGATCAGATCGCCGCCGCCAAGGCGCTGGACCGGGTGTTGCTCTGGAACTTCTATTGCGTCCCACACTTCAACTACGACAAGCAGCGCTACGTGTATTGGGATCGCTTCAGCCGTCCCGACCCGCTGCCGAAATACGGCGTCTCGGGATTCCCGAATCTCTGGTGGTACGACGCCGACAAGGCGGCCAAGCTCAAGCGTTCATAA
- a CDS encoding cytochrome c family protein, with the protein MDSFELNKILGAVLGTCIVVLVMSFAAGSVFSAKLPEKPGFEIAVKEESHGAGGEAAAAPAEPIEKLLQTASVEKGAAAAKKCAACHTFEKGGPNRVGPNLYGIVNEARGEGRGFNFSAAMKGKGGTWTFDDLNKFLTNPKGFIPGTAMGFAGVPKDSERADIIAYLNSNSEHPAPIPTASK; encoded by the coding sequence ATGGACTCCTTCGAACTCAACAAAATCCTCGGTGCGGTTCTCGGCACCTGCATCGTCGTCCTGGTGATGAGCTTTGCCGCCGGATCGGTGTTTTCCGCGAAGCTGCCGGAGAAGCCGGGATTTGAGATCGCGGTGAAGGAAGAGTCCCATGGCGCCGGCGGCGAGGCTGCTGCGGCGCCGGCCGAGCCGATCGAAAAGCTGTTGCAGACCGCCTCGGTCGAAAAGGGCGCCGCGGCCGCCAAGAAGTGCGCCGCCTGCCACACCTTCGAAAAGGGCGGCCCCAACCGTGTCGGTCCGAACCTCTACGGCATCGTCAACGAGGCCAGGGGTGAAGGCCGCGGCTTCAATTTCTCGGCCGCGATGAAGGGCAAGGGCGGCACCTGGACCTTCGACGACCTCAACAAGTTCCTGACCAATCCGAAGGGCTTCATCCCGGGCACCGCGATGGGCTTCGCCGGTGTTCCGAAGGACAGCGAACGCGCCGACATCATCGCCTACCTGAATTCGAACTCGGAGCACCCGGCTCCGATCCCAACTGCCTCGAAGTAA
- a CDS encoding 3-deoxy-manno-octulosonate cytidylyltransferase, which translates to MTQSRTLVLIPARMAATRLPGKPLLDIAGAPMIVHVLRRAEEAGIGRVAVATDTAEIAAAVKAAGGEVVMTRADHPSGSDRIHEAMTILDPGGSAEIVVNLQGDFPTITPDTIRSVMPPLADSAVDISTLASQIHTEEEDQAPSVVKAIGSPIGANRLRALYFTRATAPHGDGPRYHHIGLYAYRRAALERFVTLPPSPLEQQEKLEQLRALEAGMRIDVTIVDTVPRGVDTPADLETARRILSKA; encoded by the coding sequence ATGACGCAATCCCGTACCTTGGTGCTGATTCCGGCCCGCATGGCCGCCACCCGACTGCCCGGCAAGCCGCTGCTCGATATCGCGGGCGCGCCGATGATCGTCCATGTGCTGCGGCGGGCCGAGGAGGCCGGGATCGGCCGGGTTGCGGTGGCCACCGACACGGCCGAGATCGCGGCCGCGGTGAAGGCCGCGGGCGGCGAGGTCGTGATGACCCGCGCCGACCATCCCTCCGGCTCGGACCGAATTCACGAGGCGATGACGATCCTCGACCCCGGCGGCAGCGCCGAAATCGTGGTCAATCTGCAAGGTGATTTCCCGACCATCACCCCGGACACGATCCGCAGCGTGATGCCGCCGCTGGCGGACTCCGCCGTCGATATCTCGACCCTGGCCTCGCAGATCCATACCGAGGAGGAGGATCAGGCCCCCAGCGTCGTTAAGGCGATCGGCTCCCCGATCGGTGCCAACCGCTTGCGCGCGCTGTATTTCACCCGTGCCACCGCCCCCCATGGCGACGGACCGCGCTATCATCATATCGGTCTGTACGCCTACCGCCGCGCCGCGCTGGAGCGATTCGTCACGCTGCCGCCCTCGCCGCTGGAGCAGCAGGAGAAGCTCGAACAGTTGCGCGCACTGGAGGCCGGGATGCGCATCGACGTCACCATCGTCGACACCGTCCCGCGCGGCGTCGACACCCCGGCCGATCTCGAAACCGCCCGCAGAATCCTTTCCAAAGCCTGA